The region TTGGTCATAAACAAAAGCATCTGCTTTACCATTTAATACTTCAGCAGCAGCATCTGCTTCAGTTTCAAAAGTCACAATTTTAGCTTTTTTGAAAAATTTTCTTGTTGCAACTTCACCTGTAACACCAAGTTTAGTAACAATAGTATATTCAGGTTTATCTAAATCTTTTGCAGTATTAACTTTACCTTTTAATTCTTTTTTCATTAAAATTGTTTGACCAACAACAACATAAGGATTAGCAAAATTAATTTTTAAATTTCTTTGTTGAGTAATAGTCATACCAGACATAATAATATCACATTTACCAGTAACTAATGCAGCAATAATCCCATCCCATGCTGTTGGAAGAAGTTTTAGTTTAACTCCCATCTCTTTTGACATTTTTTTAGCAAAATCCACATCATAACCAATAATTCTACCTTTTTTATCTTTCATTTCAAAAGGCATATAACCAGGTTCCATACAAACTTGTAACTCCCCTCTTTCTAAAATCTGATTTAATGTAGACTTTTTCCATAAATTGATATCATCTGCAAAAACAGATAAACTTAAAAAGGCAACTAATGCCAACATAATTTTTTTCATCTTTACTCCTATATTTTAAGATTGAATTATTGTAGTTTGTCTAACCATTTAGTATCAACAAACCATTTTTGATAAAGTATTTCATGTAAATTTACAACTTTATCTTCTTTTATTTGTCTTAAAAAGTTATTTAACCAATTAAGAAAATCTGGGTCGCCTTTTCTAATTGCAAAAGCAAGTGGCTCATACGTTAAAGGTTTATCTAAATGTACTAATTTGCCTTTACCTTTATCATCTGCAAAAATTGCATTATAAGGTTGGTCATTTATAAAAGCAGTAGCTCTGCCATTTAAAACCTCTGCAACAGCTTCTGCTTCTGTATCAAAAGTATTTATTATTGCATTTTTAAAGAATTTTTTAGCAACAATTTCACCTGTTTGCCCAAGCTTTGCTGTAATAACATATTTTTTGTCATCTAAATCTTTTGCAAATTTAATCTTTTGTTCAAAATCTTTATTTAATAAAACTGTTTGTCCAACAACAAGATATGGATCAGAAAAATTAATTTTAAGATTTCTTTGTTGTGTTATTGTCATTCCTGCAATGATAACATCAAATTTTCCAGTTAATAACCCAGCAATTATCCCATCAAATGCTGTTGGAACAATTTCTAATTTAACTCCCATCGCTTTTGCCATTGCTTTTGCAATGTCAACATCATAACCAATAATTCTACCTTTTTTATCTTTCATCTCAAAAGGCATATAACCTGGTTCTAAACCAACTTTTAAAACACCTTTATCTAAAATTTTATTTAGTGTTGATTTTTTCCATAAATTTATATCTTCTGCATATAAACTATTTATTGCAAAAAAAGTTAATAATGCAAGTAAAATTTTTTTAAACATTTAAAATATTCCTTATATAATCTAAATTAATGTGTTAAAATCTCTTTTAGAAAATCTTTTGCTCTTTGACTTTTTGGATTTTCAAAGAACTCTTTTGGAGTATTTTCTTCAACAATTACTCCATGGTCCATAAATACAATTCTATCCCCAACCTCTTTTGCGAACCCCATTTCATGAGTTACACAAACAATTGTGTATTGTTCATGTGCTAAATCTTTCATAACAGAAAGAACATCACCAATTGTTTCTGGATCTAATGCTGATGTAGGTTCATCAAAAAGTATAACTTTTGGTTTCATAGCCAAAGATCTTGCTATTGCAACTCTTTGTTTTTGTCCCCCACTCAAATCACCTGGATAAGAGTCAGCTTTGTGTTCAAGTTTAACTTTTTCAAGAAGTTCCATAGCTATTTTTTTAGCATCTTCTTTTTTTACATTTTTAACTAAACCTGGAGCTAATGTTATATTTTCTAA is a window of Halarcobacter sp. DNA encoding:
- a CDS encoding transporter substrate-binding domain-containing protein; the encoded protein is MKKIMLALVAFLSLSVFADDINLWKKSTLNQILERGELQVCMEPGYMPFEMKDKKGRIIGYDVDFAKKMSKEMGVKLKLLPTAWDGIIAALVTGKCDIIMSGMTITQQRNLKINFANPYVVVGQTILMKKELKGKVNTAKDLDKPEYTIVTKLGVTGEVATRKFFKKAKIVTFETEADAAAEVLNGKADAFVYDQPYNVLFMSDKGKGKLIHLDKPLTYEPLAWAVRKGDPDFINWLNNFLRQMQEDKVVGFSDELYQKWLVETDWLKRVQ
- a CDS encoding transporter substrate-binding domain-containing protein, whose translation is MFKKILLALLTFFAINSLYAEDINLWKKSTLNKILDKGVLKVGLEPGYMPFEMKDKKGRIIGYDVDIAKAMAKAMGVKLEIVPTAFDGIIAGLLTGKFDVIIAGMTITQQRNLKINFSDPYLVVGQTVLLNKDFEQKIKFAKDLDDKKYVITAKLGQTGEIVAKKFFKNAIINTFDTEAEAVAEVLNGRATAFINDQPYNAIFADDKGKGKLVHLDKPLTYEPLAFAIRKGDPDFLNWLNNFLRQIKEDKVVNLHEILYQKWFVDTKWLDKLQ
- a CDS encoding amino acid ABC transporter ATP-binding protein; the encoded protein is MISMDKIDKYYDDFHVLKGINFYVKKGEIVVVCGPSGSGKSTLIRCINGLEEIDSGTIVVDNIDINESKKNLQAIRGEVGMVFQHFNLFPHLTILENITLAPGLVKNVKKEDAKKIAMELLEKVKLEHKADSYPGDLSGGQKQRVAIARSLAMKPKVILFDEPTSALDPETIGDVLSVMKDLAHEQYTIVCVTHEMGFAKEVGDRIVFMDHGVIVEENTPKEFFENPKSQRAKDFLKEILTH